A region from the Sandaracinus amylolyticus genome encodes:
- a CDS encoding serine/threonine-protein kinase, protein MGERDDRDATLDASLVDDESGPREKQHVAASADLVPGQLFAGRYLVEGLLGRGGMGSVWRVRDQMVGETVALKTLSLHDGSDRAIERFRREVRLARRITSPHVARTHDLGSQGGVHFLTMELIEGPSLSRLLEKERRLAHDRAARIAAQIADGLAAAHAAGVVHRDLKPDNVLIEARTSRVVVTDFGIARALDADAAQRTGGIVGTPLYMAPEQIAGRTVDARADLYALGLVLFELLTGEAAFAADTPIAAAVKRLQQPAPDPRSLVGLPDALADIVMRCLERDPSRRHPDAASLARALVEVAGTGAIVSLSNVSIASPTATPTANRSPVAPLLRGDRALAVVPFAYRGPSDQDWLAPGIGDELIDVLSRTRGLRVLGRGAVQHLDGSRDARDIGRSLSVDYVIDGTVQVAGPRLRVTVRLLDVATGVQQWSERFDSEVEDLFAIQEQVAQRIAESLRLSLHGVGAAGAISPEALELYVRARHRLRTANAVSPVETAEALERVIELAPDFAPAYASYATACVRAWFLPSPSSTRDWGAEAARAIERAVEHAPDLAETHYARAQIASQHGRYREAVGAVRTALSIAPTLPEAHQFLGMLQVEAGRAKEGLQRIDLALQLDPNLLFASLEKMRWNGQYGDLVVFDAIAEKWSDDPTKQPFLAQQLVRVGAFRRDEARIRRGIVLLEDLDIPSAPFMKLYARVMLGEREVQGGLAALRTVLDGKVSDRFRSLVHQLCAEAYGRLGDVPSMMEHVRGGAESVLVDLEWMDRCPLIEQARAQPEFAELRRKVRARCEQIWAA, encoded by the coding sequence GTGGGTGAGCGCGACGATCGCGACGCGACGCTCGACGCGTCGTTGGTCGACGACGAGTCGGGGCCGCGCGAGAAGCAGCACGTCGCCGCGAGCGCGGATCTCGTGCCGGGTCAGCTCTTCGCGGGTCGTTACCTCGTCGAGGGCCTGCTGGGCCGCGGCGGCATGGGCTCGGTGTGGCGCGTGCGCGACCAGATGGTCGGCGAGACCGTCGCGCTGAAGACGCTCTCGCTGCACGACGGCTCGGACCGCGCGATCGAGCGCTTCCGCCGCGAGGTGCGCCTCGCGCGCCGCATCACGAGCCCGCACGTCGCGCGCACCCACGACCTCGGGAGCCAGGGCGGCGTCCACTTCCTCACGATGGAGCTCATCGAGGGGCCGAGCCTCTCGCGCCTGCTCGAGAAGGAGCGCCGCCTCGCGCACGATCGCGCGGCGCGCATCGCGGCGCAGATCGCGGACGGGCTCGCGGCCGCGCACGCGGCCGGCGTGGTGCATCGCGATCTCAAGCCCGACAACGTGCTGATCGAGGCGCGTACGTCGCGCGTCGTCGTGACCGACTTCGGCATCGCGCGCGCGCTCGACGCCGACGCCGCGCAGCGCACCGGCGGCATCGTCGGCACGCCGCTCTACATGGCGCCCGAGCAGATCGCGGGGCGCACCGTGGACGCGCGCGCGGACCTCTACGCGCTCGGCCTCGTGCTCTTCGAGCTGCTCACGGGCGAGGCCGCGTTCGCGGCGGACACGCCGATCGCGGCCGCGGTGAAGCGCCTGCAGCAGCCCGCGCCCGATCCGCGCTCGCTCGTCGGTCTGCCCGATGCGCTCGCGGACATCGTGATGCGCTGCCTCGAGCGCGATCCGTCGCGCCGTCATCCCGACGCGGCGAGCCTCGCGCGCGCGCTCGTCGAGGTCGCGGGCACCGGCGCGATCGTCAGCCTCTCCAACGTGTCGATCGCGTCGCCGACCGCCACGCCCACCGCGAACCGCTCCCCGGTCGCTCCGCTGCTCCGTGGTGATCGCGCGCTCGCGGTCGTGCCGTTCGCGTACCGCGGACCGAGCGATCAGGACTGGCTCGCGCCGGGCATCGGCGACGAGCTGATCGACGTGCTCTCGCGCACGCGCGGGCTGCGCGTGCTCGGTCGCGGTGCGGTGCAGCACCTCGACGGCTCGCGCGACGCGCGCGACATCGGGCGATCGCTCTCGGTCGACTACGTGATCGACGGCACCGTGCAGGTCGCGGGCCCTCGGCTGCGCGTGACGGTGCGCTTGCTCGACGTCGCGACCGGCGTGCAGCAGTGGAGCGAGCGCTTCGACAGCGAGGTCGAGGATCTCTTCGCCATCCAGGAGCAGGTCGCGCAGCGCATCGCGGAGTCGCTGCGCCTCTCGCTGCACGGAGTCGGCGCGGCGGGCGCGATCTCGCCCGAGGCGCTCGAGCTCTACGTGCGGGCGCGTCATCGGCTGCGCACCGCGAACGCGGTGAGCCCGGTCGAGACCGCGGAGGCGCTCGAGCGCGTGATCGAGCTCGCGCCCGACTTCGCACCGGCCTACGCGAGCTACGCGACGGCGTGCGTGCGCGCGTGGTTCCTCCCGAGCCCGAGCTCCACGCGCGACTGGGGCGCCGAGGCCGCGCGTGCGATCGAGCGCGCGGTCGAGCACGCGCCCGACCTCGCGGAGACGCACTACGCGCGCGCCCAGATCGCATCGCAGCACGGCCGCTACCGCGAGGCGGTCGGCGCGGTGCGCACCGCGCTCTCGATCGCGCCCACGCTGCCCGAGGCGCACCAGTTCCTCGGCATGCTCCAGGTCGAGGCGGGACGCGCGAAGGAAGGCCTGCAGCGCATCGACCTCGCGCTGCAGCTCGATCCCAACCTGCTCTTCGCGTCGCTCGAGAAGATGCGGTGGAACGGGCAGTACGGCGACCTCGTCGTGTTCGACGCGATCGCCGAGAAGTGGTCCGACGATCCGACGAAGCAGCCCTTCCTCGCGCAGCAGCTCGTGCGCGTGGGCGCGTTCCGCCGCGACGAGGCGCGCATCCGCCGCGGCATCGTGCTGCTCGAGGATCTCGACATCCCGTCCGCGCCGTTCATGAAGCTCTACGCGCGCGTGATGCTCGGCGAGCGCGAGGTGCAGGGTGGCCTCGCGGCGCTGCGCACCGTGCTCGACGGCAAGGTGAGCGACCGCTTCCGCTCGCTCGTGCACCAGCTCTGCGCCGAGGCGTACGGACGCCTCGGCGACGTGCCGAGCATGATGGAGCACGTACGCGGCGGCGCGGAGAGCGTGCTCGTCGACCTCGAATGGATGGATCGCTGCCCCCTGATCGAGCAGGCGCGAGCCCAGCCGGAATTTGCCGAGCTGCGCCGCAAGGTGCGCGCGCGCTGCGAGCAGATCTGGGCCGCGTAG
- a CDS encoding alpha/beta fold hydrolase, whose product MPFAIRGGVRLYYELTGNEAGPALLLIRGLSRSSRYWYDVRPLLEPHFRVLVLDNRGVGRSDAPGPGFTTADMADDAAAVLAASGVHRANVFGLSLGGMIAQQLVLRHPGRVERLVLGATTMGGPGAHRTPPDAILGFLRTANVTVADQIRVTMQWAIDPDALARRPQIVDEWIAIAESEPRNRLALAGQLLAAGMHDTSAHLHRVRAPTLVVTGDRDRLIPPMNSHRIARTIPRARLEVLPGAGHDFTTERPAEVASLVSGFFSAA is encoded by the coding sequence ATGCCGTTCGCGATCCGAGGCGGGGTGCGCCTCTACTACGAGCTCACCGGCAACGAGGCGGGACCGGCGCTGCTGCTCATCCGCGGGCTCTCGCGCTCGAGCCGCTACTGGTACGACGTGCGCCCGCTGCTCGAGCCGCACTTCCGCGTGCTGGTCCTCGACAACCGCGGCGTCGGGCGCAGCGACGCGCCCGGCCCGGGCTTCACCACCGCCGACATGGCCGACGACGCGGCGGCCGTGCTCGCGGCGAGCGGCGTTCATCGTGCGAACGTGTTCGGCCTCTCGCTCGGCGGGATGATCGCGCAGCAGCTCGTGCTGCGACATCCCGGGCGCGTCGAGCGGCTGGTGCTCGGCGCGACGACGATGGGCGGCCCCGGCGCGCATCGCACGCCGCCCGACGCGATCCTCGGCTTCCTGCGCACGGCGAACGTCACCGTCGCCGATCAGATCCGCGTCACGATGCAGTGGGCGATCGATCCCGACGCGCTCGCGCGCCGCCCGCAGATCGTCGACGAGTGGATCGCGATCGCGGAGAGCGAGCCGCGCAACCGCCTGGCGCTCGCTGGTCAGCTCCTCGCGGCAGGGATGCACGACACGAGCGCGCACCTTCACCGCGTGCGCGCGCCCACGCTCGTCGTCACCGGCGATCGTGATCGTCTGATCCCGCCGATGAACAGCCATCGCATCGCGCGCACGATCCCGCGCGCGCGCCTCGAGGTGCTGCCGGGCGCGGGGCACGACTTCACGACCGAGCGCCCCGCGGAGGTCGCGTCGCTCGTCTCCGGGTTCTTCAGCGCGGCGTGA
- a CDS encoding putative metal-binding motif-containing protein — translation MRRTLLLALVLVACGDPSPVLDGGTDAFQACTSDDACDDGAFCNGAERCDPDHESADARGCVSGRAPCSALQVCDEASESCATDCLATRDADEDGSRAIECGGDDCDDADPEAFPGASEVCDLDDRDEDCDPTTFGERDADEDGFFDATCCNGATCGDDCDDGRAAVRPDAVEVCDERDQDCDALVDETVTITFVVDADRDGHGDAREGAETRRACTAPTGFARSADDCDDAEGSIHPGAYDACDDDDVDDDCSGTPNDPPAGCGCEDGASRTCPLPGACAASNQTCVDGIWGACGVRPRAEICGNELDESCDGAPDDGCTCDVTFRACGSDEGVCVRGVQSCASGAWGACVGEVGPAPETCDGEDDDCDGDVDEGTTVQCYADADGDGFAPPSAFAMSRCGPACPEGTTSRAPSSVTTTDCDDLDARAFPGQTGAFGEPRTGVGGFDFDCDGVTEAGRNNAGCITNAAGDGCVYGRSYSGNEWSCGQYVPWQDCAFYDGECRDAGGCTPGIGSNCERYACR, via the coding sequence ATGAGGCGGACGCTCCTGCTCGCGCTGGTGCTCGTCGCGTGCGGCGATCCCTCGCCCGTGCTCGACGGCGGCACCGACGCGTTCCAGGCCTGCACGAGCGACGACGCGTGCGACGACGGCGCGTTCTGCAACGGCGCCGAGCGCTGCGATCCCGATCACGAGTCCGCGGACGCGCGAGGCTGCGTGTCCGGCCGCGCGCCGTGCAGCGCGCTGCAGGTGTGCGACGAAGCGAGCGAGTCGTGCGCCACCGACTGCCTCGCGACGCGCGACGCCGACGAGGACGGATCGCGCGCGATCGAGTGCGGCGGAGACGACTGCGACGACGCCGATCCCGAGGCGTTCCCGGGCGCGAGCGAGGTGTGCGATCTCGACGATCGCGACGAGGACTGCGACCCGACGACGTTCGGCGAGCGCGACGCCGACGAGGACGGCTTCTTCGACGCGACGTGCTGCAACGGCGCGACGTGCGGCGACGACTGCGACGACGGTCGCGCCGCGGTGCGCCCCGACGCGGTCGAGGTCTGCGACGAGCGCGATCAGGACTGCGACGCGCTCGTCGACGAGACGGTCACGATCACGTTCGTCGTCGACGCCGATCGCGATGGTCACGGCGACGCGCGAGAGGGCGCGGAGACGCGTCGCGCGTGCACCGCGCCGACCGGCTTCGCGCGCAGCGCCGACGACTGCGACGACGCCGAGGGCTCGATCCACCCGGGCGCCTACGACGCGTGCGACGACGACGACGTCGACGACGACTGCAGCGGCACGCCGAACGACCCGCCCGCGGGCTGCGGCTGCGAGGACGGCGCTTCGCGCACCTGCCCGCTCCCCGGCGCGTGCGCCGCGAGCAACCAAACCTGCGTCGACGGGATCTGGGGCGCGTGCGGCGTCCGTCCGCGCGCCGAGATCTGCGGCAACGAGCTCGACGAGAGCTGCGACGGCGCGCCCGACGACGGCTGCACGTGCGACGTCACCTTCCGCGCGTGCGGCAGCGACGAGGGCGTGTGCGTGCGCGGCGTGCAGTCGTGCGCGAGCGGCGCGTGGGGCGCGTGCGTCGGCGAGGTCGGCCCCGCGCCCGAGACCTGCGACGGCGAGGACGACGACTGCGACGGCGACGTCGACGAGGGCACGACCGTGCAGTGCTACGCCGACGCCGACGGCGACGGCTTCGCACCTCCGAGCGCGTTCGCGATGTCGCGCTGCGGTCCTGCGTGCCCCGAGGGCACCACGTCGCGCGCGCCCTCGAGCGTGACCACCACGGACTGCGACGACCTCGACGCGCGCGCGTTCCCCGGGCAGACCGGCGCGTTCGGCGAGCCGCGGACCGGCGTCGGCGGCTTCGACTTCGACTGCGACGGCGTGACCGAGGCCGGGCGCAACAACGCCGGTTGCATCACGAACGCCGCCGGCGACGGCTGCGTGTACGGTCGCTCGTACTCGGGCAACGAGTGGTCGTGCGGGCAGTACGTGCCGTGGCAGGACTGCGCGTTCTACGACGGCGAGTGCCGCGATGCGGGCGGCTGCACGCCGGGCATCGGGAGCAACTGCGAGCGCTACGCCTGTCGTTGA
- a CDS encoding putative metal-binding motif-containing protein has translation MAARALGVIAASFLVLGACGDPDDPTVDAATDAPSVCTSDEQCDDGAFCNGEELCLPRAPGADARGCATDRAACQDDQVCDEEADRCRQDCAVATDADGDGADAIDCGGEDCDDTRADVRPDATEVCDPDGRDEDCDPTTFGDRDDDGDDHVDDACCNGDRCGDDCDDEDDATYPGQVEACNERDDDCDGDTDETVLVRYVVDADRDGHGAEGSSESVLACAPPAGYAEVADDCDDAIGSVHPGAYDRCDGTVDDDCSGTADDPPGGCACANGSSRTCPLPGACGASTQTCVAGTWPECAVIATDEVCGNGLDEDCDGAADDGCTCDEPVRFCGSDVGACERGVQVCANDGAWSACFDAIDPTPETCNDVDDDCDGTVDEGVFFRCWDDGDGDGYATLTAAVTAMCRTSCPAGTTSRDPANVAQRDCDPGDGRAFPGQTSGFGTPRPGGSFDFDCNGAATITSFILSSCADDGTGRCVADEGIDAPGPCGSATTFRVCAPMSAGSSGTRCEQAFVCGPAENCGDSNRVACR, from the coding sequence ATGGCAGCGCGAGCTCTGGGTGTGATCGCCGCGTCGTTCCTGGTGCTCGGCGCGTGCGGGGATCCCGACGATCCAACGGTCGACGCGGCGACCGACGCGCCGTCCGTGTGCACGAGCGACGAGCAGTGCGACGACGGTGCGTTCTGCAACGGTGAGGAGCTCTGCCTGCCGCGCGCTCCGGGCGCCGACGCGCGCGGGTGCGCGACCGATCGCGCCGCGTGCCAGGACGATCAGGTCTGCGACGAGGAGGCCGATCGCTGTCGCCAGGACTGCGCCGTCGCGACCGACGCCGACGGCGACGGCGCCGACGCGATCGACTGCGGCGGCGAGGACTGCGACGACACGCGCGCCGACGTGCGCCCCGACGCGACCGAGGTCTGCGACCCCGACGGGCGCGACGAGGACTGCGATCCCACGACGTTCGGCGATCGCGACGACGACGGCGATGATCACGTCGACGACGCGTGCTGCAACGGCGATCGCTGCGGCGACGACTGCGACGACGAGGACGACGCGACGTACCCGGGACAGGTCGAGGCCTGCAACGAGCGCGACGACGACTGCGACGGCGACACCGACGAGACCGTGCTCGTTCGTTACGTCGTCGACGCGGATCGCGACGGCCACGGCGCCGAGGGCTCGAGCGAGAGCGTGCTCGCGTGCGCCCCGCCCGCCGGGTACGCGGAGGTCGCGGACGACTGCGACGACGCGATCGGGAGCGTGCACCCGGGCGCATACGATCGCTGCGACGGCACGGTCGACGACGACTGCAGCGGCACCGCGGACGATCCGCCGGGTGGCTGCGCGTGCGCGAACGGCTCGTCGCGCACCTGTCCGCTCCCCGGCGCGTGCGGCGCGAGCACGCAGACGTGCGTCGCGGGCACGTGGCCCGAGTGCGCGGTGATCGCGACCGACGAGGTCTGCGGCAACGGGCTCGACGAGGACTGCGACGGAGCCGCGGACGACGGCTGCACGTGCGACGAGCCGGTGCGCTTCTGCGGCAGCGACGTCGGCGCGTGCGAGCGCGGCGTGCAGGTCTGCGCGAACGACGGCGCCTGGAGCGCGTGCTTCGACGCGATCGATCCGACGCCCGAGACCTGCAACGACGTCGACGACGACTGCGACGGCACGGTCGACGAGGGCGTGTTCTTCCGCTGCTGGGACGACGGCGACGGCGACGGCTACGCGACGCTGACCGCGGCCGTCACCGCGATGTGCCGCACGTCGTGCCCCGCGGGCACGACCTCGCGCGATCCCGCGAACGTCGCGCAGCGCGACTGCGACCCCGGCGACGGGCGCGCGTTCCCCGGTCAGACGAGCGGCTTCGGGACGCCGCGCCCGGGCGGCAGCTTCGACTTCGACTGCAACGGCGCGGCGACGATCACGTCGTTCATCCTGAGCTCGTGCGCCGACGACGGGACCGGGCGGTGCGTCGCCGACGAGGGCATCGACGCGCCCGGGCCGTGCGGCTCGGCGACCACGTTCCGCGTGTGCGCGCCGATGAGCGCGGGCTCGAGCGGAACGCGCTGCGAGCAGGCCTTCGTGTGCGGCCCGGCCGAGAATTGCGGCGACTCGAACCGCGTGGCGTGCCGATGA
- a CDS encoding M3 family metallopeptidase, giving the protein MTQAANDNPLLELDSIRIPFDRIRPEHVRPAITTLLARARAAIHEIGERTAPRTYASTLGALDDATESLSRAMGVVSHLESVATTPALREAYNDVKPEVSAFYTSIPLDPKLWEVLRAYADTDDAKSLDPIRARHLAKTIDEFRRAGADLDADGKKQLEAIDVELSTLTTKFSQNLLDATNAFELVVTDEKKLAGLPESAREAARASAQQKGIEGWRFTLQAPSVMAVLTYLDDAEIREKIWWAYNTRASGEQFDNRPHLLRILELRKAKAKLLGRDDFADLVLCDRMAKTGSDAAQFVTKLESRTRDAFEREKQDLEAFRKKAQGGKAGPMQPWDVGYWSEKQRLALYDFDEEALRPYFPAERALQGVFDIARRLYGIVVEPWENAPTWDPSVRTFLVRDPKRGEQIGAFYVDLYPRESKRGGAWMAGLITGGPIDGGGFSPHLGLFCANASPPVNGKPALLTHDEVETLFHEFGHLLHHLLSRVPVRSLAGTHVAWDFVELPSQIMENWTWEREALDLFARHVEKDSTIPGELFEKMQRARTYRAATAQMRQLGFATVDLTLHREYDPKKDGDVIEYARRVMERFATTPLPSGYAMITGFSHLFAHPVGYAAGYYSYKWAEVLDADAFSRFQREGLFSERVGAEFRDKLLSRGDADEPMKLFVDFMGREPDLNALLERNGLLPPTAPGEMPDAS; this is encoded by the coding sequence ATGACCCAGGCCGCGAACGACAATCCGCTGCTCGAGCTCGACTCGATCCGCATCCCCTTCGACCGCATCCGGCCCGAGCACGTGCGGCCCGCGATCACGACGCTGCTCGCTCGCGCGCGCGCTGCGATCCACGAGATCGGCGAGCGCACCGCGCCGCGGACCTATGCGAGCACCCTGGGCGCCCTGGACGATGCGACGGAGTCCCTCTCGCGCGCGATGGGCGTCGTGTCGCACCTCGAGTCCGTCGCGACCACGCCGGCCCTGCGCGAGGCGTACAACGACGTGAAGCCCGAGGTCAGCGCGTTCTACACGTCGATCCCGCTCGACCCGAAGCTCTGGGAGGTGCTCCGCGCGTACGCCGACACCGACGACGCGAAGAGCCTCGATCCGATCCGCGCGCGCCACCTCGCGAAGACGATCGACGAGTTCCGCCGCGCGGGCGCGGACCTCGACGCGGACGGCAAGAAGCAGCTCGAGGCGATCGACGTCGAGCTCTCGACGCTGACCACGAAGTTCTCGCAGAACCTGCTGGACGCCACGAACGCGTTCGAGCTCGTCGTCACCGACGAGAAGAAGCTCGCCGGCCTGCCCGAGAGCGCGCGCGAAGCGGCGCGCGCGAGCGCGCAGCAGAAGGGCATCGAGGGCTGGCGCTTCACGCTCCAGGCGCCGAGCGTGATGGCGGTCCTCACGTACCTCGACGACGCCGAGATCCGCGAGAAGATCTGGTGGGCGTACAACACGCGCGCGAGCGGCGAGCAGTTCGACAACCGCCCGCACCTCCTGCGCATCCTCGAGCTGCGCAAGGCGAAGGCGAAGCTGCTCGGGCGCGACGACTTCGCGGACCTCGTGCTCTGCGATCGCATGGCGAAGACCGGGTCCGACGCCGCGCAGTTCGTGACGAAGCTCGAGTCGCGCACCCGCGACGCGTTCGAGCGCGAGAAGCAGGATCTCGAGGCGTTCCGCAAGAAGGCGCAGGGCGGCAAGGCCGGCCCGATGCAGCCGTGGGACGTCGGCTACTGGTCGGAGAAGCAGCGCCTCGCGCTCTACGACTTCGACGAGGAGGCGCTGCGCCCGTACTTCCCCGCGGAACGCGCGCTGCAGGGCGTGTTCGACATCGCGCGCCGTCTCTACGGCATCGTGGTCGAGCCGTGGGAGAACGCGCCGACGTGGGATCCGTCGGTGCGCACGTTCCTGGTGCGTGATCCGAAGCGCGGCGAGCAGATCGGCGCGTTCTACGTCGACCTCTATCCGCGCGAGAGCAAGCGCGGCGGCGCGTGGATGGCCGGTCTGATCACGGGCGGTCCGATCGACGGGGGAGGGTTCTCGCCGCACCTCGGCCTCTTCTGCGCGAACGCGAGCCCGCCGGTGAACGGCAAGCCCGCGCTGCTGACGCACGACGAGGTGGAGACGCTGTTCCACGAGTTCGGGCACCTGCTGCACCACCTGCTCTCGCGCGTGCCGGTGCGCAGTCTCGCGGGCACCCACGTCGCGTGGGACTTCGTCGAGCTGCCCTCGCAGATCATGGAGAACTGGACGTGGGAGCGTGAAGCGCTCGACTTGTTCGCGCGCCACGTCGAGAAGGACAGCACGATCCCCGGCGAGCTGTTCGAGAAGATGCAGCGCGCGCGCACCTACCGCGCCGCGACCGCGCAGATGCGCCAGCTCGGGTTCGCGACCGTCGATCTGACGCTGCACCGCGAGTACGACCCGAAGAAGGACGGCGACGTCATCGAGTACGCGCGGCGCGTGATGGAGCGCTTCGCGACGACGCCGCTGCCGAGCGGGTACGCGATGATCACGGGCTTCTCGCACCTGTTCGCGCACCCGGTCGGGTACGCCGCCGGCTACTACTCGTACAAGTGGGCCGAGGTGCTGGACGCGGACGCGTTCTCGCGCTTCCAGCGCGAGGGGCTGTTCAGCGAGCGCGTCGGCGCGGAATTCCGCGACAAGCTGCTCTCGCGCGGCGACGCGGACGAGCCGATGAAGCTCTTCGTCGACTTCATGGGGCGCGAGCCCGATCTGAACGCGCTGCTCGAGCGCAATGGGCTGCTCCCCCCGACCGCGCCGGGTGAGATGCCCGACGCCAGCTGA